The region CAAGTCCTTCAAATATAAAGATTCTCATCCAGAAGATCTAATCATTGGAAATAAGAATGTTCCCTTAAGAACTAGATCAACCTTTAGAGATGATAACTGCACCTAGGGTTTATTTCCTTGATTGAGCCAACTTCTGTGGATGAGGCTTTATTAGATGATGGATGGATTgtggccatgcaagaagagcttagACAGTTCTAGAGGAATGATGTTTTGGGATCTGGTTCTAAAACTAAGTCAGAAGAACATTACTGGAACAAAGTGAGTGTTCAAAAACAAACTGAAAGAGTAAGGAGAAGTGTTAAGGAATAAGGCTCAACTGGTAGCTCAAGGCTATAGTCAGTAGGAATGTATAGATTTCTCTAAAACCTTTGCCCCAGTGGCAAGGTTAGAGGCAATCAGACTTCTTCTCTCTTATGTTATCAATTATGATATTATTCtttatcaaatggatgttaaTAGTGTCTTCCTAAATGGATTCATTTTTAAAGAGGTGTATGAAAGATTGAGTAATTTTGAGGACTCAGTCCACCCAAATTTTGTGTTTAAACTATAGAAATCATTTTATGGACTCAAACAAactcctagagcttggtatgaaagattgAGTAATTTCTTATTGGAAGATGGTTTTGAAAAGGGTCAAGTTGACATTATGCTATTCAGAAAGACTGTGAACAAGGAAATCTTAATTGTTCAAAATTATGTCAATGACATAATCTTTGGTTCCATTAATGCCTCTTTGTGTAAAGAATTCTCTAAGACTATGCAGGCTGAATTCGAAATGAGCATGATGGGAGAATTGAAATTCTTCCTAGGAATCCAAATCAACCAAAGCAAATATGAAACTTATGTTTATCAGTCCAAGTATACAAAGGAGATCCTGAAAAAGTTTAATCTTGAAGATTACAAGATTATGAAAACTCTTATGCATCCTACCTGTAGTTTGAACAAGGAGGAAAGCATCTCCAAGGTAGATCAAAAGCTTTTCAGAGGTATGATCAGTTCCTTGCTTTACCTCACAACTTTCATGCTTGATATATTATTCAACGTGTGTTTGTATGCAagatttcaatcagatcctagagaaacttatttaattgttgttaagagaatctttaggcATCTGAAAGGAACAATGTATTTGGGTCATCTTTATAAGAAATCCATATATTATAAGCTGGTTGGattttgtgatgcagattatgtTGGGGATAGAATTGAGAGAAAGTCCACTAGTGGAAACTGTCAATTCATAGGTGAAAACCTAATATCATGGGCTAGCAAGAGACATACAACTATTGCTCTCTCTACATCAGAAGCATAATACATTTTTGCTGCTAAGTGTTGCACACAGCTGCTCTAGATGAAATATGAGTTAGAGGATTATCATATTTGTGGAAACAGTATCGCTTACTTGTTTATTTGTGTTTATTGTTTTGTTTTCTAAATATATTCCTTGAGTGGTCTTAAAGCAAAGACATATGTCTTGAATCTttttgaaaaatcattttctatatcTTTGGAAACATCCTTCTGTTTATTTGCATCTTTCTTTTCCTTCATGAGCCATTCCATATCTAAGATGGCCTCTAGATCTAACCTTGGTATGGAAAACCAATTGGCTATCATCATTGAAGGACTAGTTGATTTTGAAGAGATGATGAATCATGACTTTGATCTTCAAAGTGTTGTCTCCCAAAATGGTTGGGATAATTTCTTTGATATGATTTATGGTCCTACTTACCCTAACTTGATCAAGGATTTTTGGGTAAATGCTTCCATCCAGGATCTAAATCTAGAACTTGATATTCTTTTTGTTGTACCAGGTGTTCCTATCACCTTCACCCCCACATCTATTGCTAATGCAATAAACTGTGAGGATGAAGGTGTGGTTATGGATATACTCTTTTGGAAATCTTATTTGTCTCCTCATCTTATCTTTATTGATCTCTCCTACCTATCCAAAGTTTCAAGTCTCAATTCCAAGGAATTAGTCTGGTATCACCTACTGATTTCAAACTTCCTTCCTAAGAACAAGGATTTGACTTCTTTGGATATTAATGAAAAAGCTTTTATGTTGCTTCTCAACTCAGATCTGAAGATCAACGTCCCTTAAGTTATGTTTAATTACCTGAAAATGACTCTCGCTTCCTTTAAAGAGGGAAATTCATACTTCATTCCTTATAGAAGGGTTCTCTCTGAACTTTTCATTCAACAATGAGTTGAGGCAACTATGACTGTGGTTATATCAAAAGTATGGGGAGATAAGTTGAAGCTTACAGAACCTTTGAAAGTTGTTGACCCGTTTAAAGTTAAGGTGGTCTCTATGGATGGATCTTCTGcttatttgtttgtttgttttgtgtttttatcTATGTAGCttatatgttttttttaatataatGCATTCTCTATTTGCTATATTTATTTTATCTTTCTTACTGACTAAATAATAAGCATAACCATATTTGAAGGATCTTAAAGGCAGTTTATTATTGGAAAAGAAATGGAAACTTTATTCATAAGACATTACAAGATCAGTTCCTAAAAACTATTACATATGTCTTCAGTCTTGATCTTCTTGGTCTTCTGTCCCCTTATATGCCTCTAGAAAAGTTTTCCAGTTTTCATCCCGCTTTTCCTCTGCATCTGGAATCTTGCTCTCCTCAGTAACTCCACCGTATGTGTTTTTTTATTCTGTTGTTGTGGTTATCTGAGTCTTTGTTACTTCCTCAgtcatcttcttctttttttttctcttctcTTGCATCGTTTCTCATCATATTACTAATTTCTTTTGCAAAATCTCGATTGTCTACCTTGAATGTCTTCTTCTTTCCCATTCTTGTGTGTCTCTAGAACTGTGTGATTTGGTGTTGTTTTTGCATCTGTTTTTATAGGGATGTGGTTAGAATCTCCTTTATCTTGAAGACTGAGTTTTTTTAGTCTTGTGCCTCTGAGCTTATTTCTTCGAAACCATGCTGACATAGTCTACCTTTGACCATATTGAAAATTGTGGATCATATACTTATCAGTCATCAGTATCTGTTTTTATTATCTTTTTATTTATGACAAAAGGGGGAGAAATTCATGGAAGTATTTAAGAAGGTTAAAAGTATTTGTTTTCAATGCTTTTAATTAATCCTGAACCCTAATTATTCAATTATTTCGATATTTCTTTCTTCTGAATATTTTTCTATCAAAATAAGTTTAAATTAACTTAGGTAAAACTTAGGGGAGCTTACAAAACTCAATCTTTAGACTATTAGACTCATGcggagcttacaaacctcagactCTGATGTTGTCAAGTTAAATAAAACTGACCAAATATTGTTTTTAAATACATTTATTTGTCATCATCAAGAAGGGGGAGATTGTTGAAACAAGAGTGTTCATATCCCttggattttgatgataacaaagtatttagAGAATAAATAGGtatactaacatatgttcaagtgtgcaggatCACAAGCTTATAATTCACTATGAATTAATATTGTTGAAAGCATAAGTGGAGAAGCAATGTTACTCAGATTCTAAATGATCAAAATTTGGTAACTCTGAATGTGTTCATCAACCTCTGAAGGTTTAGACTCTGGTCATGTGTTCCGGCCTCTAGTGATAACTCAGACTCTAAAGGCTTGAGGAGCCTCTGATCCCTACCCTATACCAAAGTAGACCAGTCTTATCAAAGCGCCAATTTTATGGACAGAGTCAACTAGGGTTTCATTTTGCAATGCTCGAGTAATGGTGATGTGACCTCTTCAATTTTCTATACCTTTTGGTAGATACCTAGTACTTCGAAAGGTGTTGTGAACAGTTCCATTATTTAGTGGACAATGCTTCTAACCAAATACATCCTCCAACGTCTCTCTTGGGATACTTCTTCACTAAGTTTGCTCGCATGCTCAAACCCTCAAATGACTCTTTCTCTACCTCTATAAAAGGAAGATGAAGATTTGAAGGAAGGCTAATAACAACACTACAACGCAATTTAATATCTTGAGCATAACTCTGAGCTTTATTTGTAAATGTTATTGCATAagatcttaagatttcttatctttgtatatcttagaaatcttaagagGTTAAGAACCTTTTGTGGTTATTCCACAACTGTTATACTTTTGATTGTGTATCTAAATATACTAGTGATTTATTCTACTAAATTGTTTGTTTAAAGTAGATGAAGTCTTTTTCCTGCGTGCTTAAGCATTAAAGTCTCTTGTCTATGTACTTGAGAAgtgaagtctctttctaggttgacTAAGCAGAAGTCTCTTGCAAGGTTGCTTGAGCAGAAGTCTCTTGCAAGGTTGCTTAAGCAaaagtctctttctaggttgattaAGCATTAAAGTCTCTTGCAAATGTGCTTGAGCAAAGTGTAATCTGTTTTGTTATAATGAAAAATTCTTGTTGAGACAAGGGGACTGAACTACTCTCAGTTGAGGAGAGAAACCAGGAAATTCTTTGTGTGTTGCTTGCTTTTACTTCTGATCACCTTATTTTCTTAGTTATAATAATATCTTATATCAGACGCTGAACGTGGTTCAGATTCTGAAGTTCCATTAAAATCCCCCCCCCCCTCCTCTCTTGTttatttttctcaccttcagtgTATTAATAACTTTTGAGTGTTTGAGCATTGCTATCTCACTAGTATTTAACACAAAATACTTACATCAAACACTGCTCACTCTATTTTACGATGAATaatactttttttattttttttaaattttattttataaaacaaataaaaggTATGTCATTAATCACCTTCACCCTTGCATTAACCACAAAGTATATATTATTAATCACTTATTTTACTTATAATTCATTAACCAATTTTACTACTTTATTAATCAATCAAATATATAATATTAACCAAGTTCTGAcattaaattataaaatataataatCATTTTTTACACTACATTAACCAACTTTATTTTATTAGTTGAGGTTTTTTTAATTTTGAGAATTCAATAACCAAATTATGAACTTTATTAACCAATTTGTTTACACATTATTAAACAAAATTGATTTAATATGTGAGATTATTTTTTAATGTCAGGACACTCAATAACCAAATTATAAACTATATTAACCAACTtttcacaataataaaaaaaaaatcagaaagaaaaaaaaatataaccCAAATTTGATAGGGAAATTCCTATTTATTAGGTTTAAATTCAGGTTTGCGTGTTTCCGTGTATAAATTATGGATACGGATGAGGTCATGGGGACATTAGTACTCACTCTGAACTCAccttattttttttattatgtattttattattttaattttgagaatttaaaatattaaatatgtgattaatattttaatattttgattgtatttattatttaaaatatttgaaatataagaatgattttttttgagattttttttgttttattatttataatgtagtttgattttgaaaaaataaataatttttattaaatataGATAGTAATTGAACATGAATCCTCAAATTCTTTTAAGATGAGTTTAAATTTTAATTCTTCAACTTCAATAAGGATTGAAGTGGAGAACCAACATTATTTTTAGGATTCATTGTGAATAGGAGTAATAAATACGGTATAGTGTAGCAGTAAAATTGAATGTTAGAATAACATTATTTTTCAATTAATAGATGTCCATTGACATGCTGACATATTGACCTATGTTATATTCCAGCTGGATTGTATCCCAAAAATCGTTTTGAGAGCTAAACTTTTATAAAATTTAGCAAAATTTAGATTTTTCTTGTTTTTCCCCTACAAATCCCTGCGCATCAGCTGCGGTATATCCTCAAAAACCTTCATAGTATATTCAACAAGATCATATAAAATAGTACTTGTTATTTCGCTCAATCTCTCTACTACCCAGGCTTCAATTTGCAAATGAACAAATGAACAATAGCATCCCAATCCCAATATCATAAAGAATTTGGCCTTTTAGTTGAAAACTTCTTTCCCATGTGCAAAAgtgaataaataaaataataatagaACTAACTAGCAGCCTATGATTGCAGGAAAGTTAAAATAAATGAAAGGAATGCACGAGTTTGATTTATTTACAAGCACCATTATCAAAGGTCAGATGGGTTATGTATGCCTCTTCATTTTCCGACAATGCAACAGATATATCCTTCATTACCTTCCACTGTTTGTTAAAGGTGCGACAAACCTTCGTTTTAGTATAGCCTTTTATTTCCAACTTTATTTCAATCTTAAGGAATCTTCTCTCACCACTAACTTTCCTTCTTACTACTCCCAAATTTGAATATTGGGTAATTTAGTTTTCAAATTTACTAAATAAGTTAAAAACACTAAATGTTCATGCAACATCAGCATGGCTAAGACTCAAACCTATTTAGTAGAACAAACGCAAGTTTCATCATAAATTAACAGATTGTTTGTCAAAGTGTTCATACTACGGTGGTGTACCATGTTCCCAATATTACAAAGGATAAATTTAAGTGCACtttttaaaatgttttttttgtcattttaaaaaaatcatatatGTTTAAAAATTCAATATAATTATAAATAGGATGTAATTGAAATACACTGAAAGTGTGAAATAATTTTACACggtcagttaatcatagacgtAAATATTGGAAcactttttatttttattttaaaaatctattaagtaatgcaaacggatgatgatgatgaatcgactgtgtaaaattttttacactgatagtatatagtaattaatctcttatAAACATTTGAGGTTGAAAATAACGCAccaattattttaaaataatatataagttttatcttattattattataaatacAACCAACTCATATTTTTGTAATTTTATTTGGATTAAATATATTTGTATTTCTCCTAAAgattttaaattttaattttaattcctCAAAATATTTGTTTACAGAAAATAATTCTTCTAAAAAATGTATCCCCATTTTTACTCTTTTACAATTTAGCGACGGTTTTTATAACTTAGTAACAGAATTAATAATTAGTGATAGTTTTAGCGATTATTTTAGTATTAAAGACCAAAAGTGTTGAGAAAATTATTTAGAATGACcataaaaaattattttgaagACTAAAAGTAAAATTTGAAATATTTAAGAGGACCACAAACATGTATAATCCATTTTATTTTGTAcaaattttataaaaaaatattttaattaaattaattttaacaataaaataatttatgttattgaatatatttaattaataataGTTGAAAGAATAGttattatgaattaaaatatAATAGATAAAAGGTTAGATTATAATTTTGGCTCCTCAATTTTATTCGATTTacaaaatcaatctttttattttaaattcaaaGAATTTTACTTCTCTTCTCATATTTtctttatatatttattttttaatttatatttttatttataaaatatcaaaataaggtaatatataaaaaaaaggggatcaaaaatatttaaatataaaatagGAGATCAGTTTCATGAATCAGAAAAAATAGGATAACAAAAATTGTAATTAAacttaaataaaaatattttattagAAAAATAATAAACAATATAATAATCCAAAAGctaaatattttaaataaaaaatactaaaaataaaagaattatAGTAAAATGAAGGGGGTAGTTTTTCCTTCACATTTATGACTATATGGTCCTCTCATAATTATTACTAGTCAAATTTCATAAAAAGCAAACAAACCCcttatttattatgtttttagcCCTTAACATTACTTGTTTGGCACATTGCTTTTTGATTGCAAGTTGACAAAGAATTTATTACAATAGAGTGTTCTAGATAAATAAAAGTTACATTATAATTACAATGACAATGAATCAAGTAAAATCAAATATAGTTTGAAATTTAACTTTACAATTAATTTGTtaaatttaatttataaattGAATGAAAAAACTTTAAttgaaaattaaattaaattaaatcaaattattttaatttgaattatacttaatttgattttatttatttatttataagagGATTAGTTGgaattttttactcaaatatctcacatttaaaaaaaatccaaaataacaCAGTTTTCAAATGATTTCCCAAACTAA is a window of Lathyrus oleraceus cultivar Zhongwan6 chromosome 6, CAAS_Psat_ZW6_1.0, whole genome shotgun sequence DNA encoding:
- the LOC127095279 gene encoding uncharacterized protein LOC127095279, with amino-acid sequence MASRSNLGMENQLAIIIEGLVDFEEMMNHDFDLQSVVSQNGWDNFFDMIYGPTYPNLIKDFWVNASIQDLNLELDILFVVPGVPITFTPTSIANAINCEDEGVVMDILFWKSYLSPHLIFIDLSYLSKVSSLNSKELVWYHLLISNFLPKNKDLTSLDINEKAFMLLLNSDLKINVP